Proteins encoded by one window of Collimonas fungivorans:
- a CDS encoding MFS transporter translates to METTIKNINSLEKETMRKVILRIIPFLMVCYLLAFIDRGNIGMAALQMNHDLGISPKAYGFASSLFFISYFIFEVPSNLALQKFGARKWIARIMVTWGLVSASTAFVQGGPSLFVLRFFLGAAEAGFFPGVLLYLTYWVPSAYRARIVAIFMVSIPAASFIGSPISAMLLQIDGTLGLHGWQWLFILEGLPTVLLGFVCLFFLTDRPEQAHWLGTEQRDWLSARIQKERAESKLISHVSLWKLFRSKEVLGMALVCSTASGAGTVLGVWQPQLIKSFGLTVMQTGMVNAIPYLLASVIMVLWGRHSDRRNERRWHTAIPLLMIGGGMVCAQLTSALLPTIALLSCVLIGAYSFKGPFWALASGWLASGSAAAGLAGINAASNLIGGGLMVNVYGWIKAETGSYALALLPLAILAMMSVICLLILDYQANRSSPVVGCTKTV, encoded by the coding sequence ATGGAAACGACAATAAAAAATATCAACAGCCTGGAAAAAGAAACGATGAGGAAGGTCATTCTTCGCATCATCCCGTTTCTGATGGTTTGCTATCTGCTGGCATTTATTGATCGCGGCAATATCGGCATGGCGGCGCTGCAGATGAATCATGATCTCGGCATTTCGCCCAAAGCATACGGCTTTGCCAGCAGCTTGTTTTTCATTTCGTATTTCATTTTTGAGGTGCCTAGTAATCTCGCCCTGCAAAAATTCGGCGCGCGTAAGTGGATCGCCCGCATCATGGTGACCTGGGGCCTTGTGTCCGCAAGCACGGCTTTTGTTCAAGGGGGGCCATCGCTATTCGTTCTACGTTTCTTTCTGGGCGCTGCCGAAGCGGGCTTCTTTCCAGGAGTATTGCTATATCTGACATATTGGGTGCCGTCTGCGTATCGCGCGCGTATCGTTGCGATATTCATGGTTTCGATCCCTGCAGCCAGTTTCATCGGATCGCCGATTTCGGCCATGTTGCTGCAGATCGATGGCACGCTGGGATTACATGGTTGGCAATGGCTATTCATTCTGGAAGGGTTGCCTACTGTGCTGCTCGGATTTGTCTGTTTATTTTTTCTGACTGACCGTCCCGAACAAGCGCATTGGCTTGGTACAGAGCAACGCGACTGGTTGTCCGCGCGCATTCAGAAAGAAAGAGCTGAAAGCAAACTAATTTCGCACGTCTCGCTATGGAAGTTGTTTCGTAGCAAGGAAGTGCTGGGTATGGCATTGGTGTGCTCCACTGCATCTGGGGCCGGCACTGTGCTTGGTGTTTGGCAACCACAACTAATCAAATCCTTTGGCTTAACAGTGATGCAGACCGGCATGGTCAACGCAATACCCTATCTGCTGGCGTCGGTAATCATGGTCTTGTGGGGACGGCATTCCGACCGCAGGAACGAACGTCGTTGGCATACGGCCATTCCTTTGTTAATGATCGGAGGCGGCATGGTTTGCGCACAACTGACGTCCGCATTGCTACCCACCATAGCTTTATTGTCGTGTGTGTTGATTGGTGCCTATTCATTCAAAGGGCCGTTCTGGGCTCTGGCTTCCGGTTGGTTGGCTTCTGGCTCCGCTGCTGCCGGCCTGGCGGGAATCAATGCGGCGTCAAACCTGATTGGCGGCGGCCTGATGGTGAACGTATACGGTTGGATCAAAGCAGAGACCGGCAGCTATGCATTGGCTTTGTTGCCGTTGGCGATACTGGCGATGATGAGTGTCATTTGCCTGCTCATTCTGGACTACCAGGCAAACCGTTCCAGTCCGGTGGTTGGCTGCACCAAGACCGTTTGA
- a CDS encoding amidohydrolase family protein translates to MQDIKTPHVPVREDWLNTHTEAILEPEISIVDAHHHLWDRPGARYLFPQFQEDMWGGHDVRQTVYVQCRSMYRSSGPVEMRPVGEVEFANGVAALGESGIYGALRPCAAIVGGADLLIGDKLEPVLETMRAISGGRLKGIRNPVAWHENDAVRSSPVLPPPSLMRDRRFLNGAACLQRLGLSLDVWAYHSQLRELVDLAKLLPDLHIVLDHLGGPIGVGPYTGKRDAVFDDWKGQMTLLAQLPNVYVKLGGLGMPVMGFTFHEQPRAPSSSDLAIAWRPYIHTCIELFGVGRCMFESNFPVDKGMFSYAVLWNAFKRLASGASAQEKVALFSATAKYVYRLPVE, encoded by the coding sequence ATGCAAGATATCAAAACGCCTCACGTACCGGTGCGGGAAGATTGGCTCAATACGCATACCGAGGCGATTCTGGAGCCTGAAATTTCGATCGTTGATGCTCATCACCATTTATGGGATCGACCGGGCGCGCGCTATCTTTTTCCGCAATTCCAAGAGGATATGTGGGGCGGTCACGACGTGCGGCAGACCGTGTATGTGCAATGTCGCTCCATGTATCGCAGTAGCGGGCCGGTCGAGATGCGACCGGTGGGAGAGGTCGAATTCGCCAACGGTGTCGCCGCGCTCGGAGAAAGTGGCATTTATGGTGCGTTGCGTCCATGTGCTGCCATCGTTGGCGGCGCCGATCTTTTGATCGGCGACAAACTGGAGCCTGTTCTGGAAACCATGCGGGCAATCAGTGGCGGGAGGCTGAAAGGTATCCGCAACCCGGTTGCTTGGCATGAAAATGATGCCGTGCGTTCAAGTCCGGTACTGCCGCCGCCAAGTCTGATGCGAGATCGGCGCTTCCTGAATGGTGCAGCGTGTTTGCAGCGCCTCGGCCTGTCACTGGACGTTTGGGCGTATCACTCGCAACTTAGGGAATTGGTTGATCTGGCTAAATTGCTTCCAGACCTGCATATCGTATTGGATCATCTGGGAGGGCCGATTGGCGTAGGCCCTTACACAGGTAAGCGAGATGCGGTATTCGACGACTGGAAAGGGCAAATGACGCTACTGGCACAATTGCCGAATGTCTATGTAAAACTGGGCGGCCTCGGTATGCCGGTAATGGGGTTCACCTTTCACGAACAGCCTCGTGCCCCTTCTTCCAGCGATCTTGCGATAGCCTGGCGACCTTATATACACACCTGCATAGAGCTCTTCGGCGTTGGACGTTGCATGTTCGAAAGTAATTTTCCGGTCGATAAAGGTATGTTCAGCTATGCCGTGTTATGGAATGCCTTCAAGCGCCTGGCCAGCGGTGCTTCGGCTCAAGAAAAAGTGGCGTTGTTCAGTGCAACCGCCAAATATGTCTATCGCCTTCCTGTCGAATAG
- a CDS encoding MFS transporter — translation MSTSSAHKTADSSDNALPWYREVGSAGWAALLLAGLGWMFESYDSFMLSLTLPTLATVFDLSKTQIGALISVTAAGQICGGVLFGWVSDRLGRVRTAYLCILIYSIFSGLIAFAPSISVIAALRFCGALGMGGTWTAGAALVAETWGAKHRGRGGALMQMGLPIGAIVAIGAAAVVGNLAGGLGGNGWRILYLIGALPAVIMFFIARRTPESPVWKKRAQASLLKTRRRFSLPSAAELKGIKHAFFFIFFLQYIFWGVFTWAPTFLIASKHLNFLHSLNFLMALQLGAIAGFIVFGSFVDRFGRRPLFFSYLGIGICSVCCYVLSVQPGILLVALFFTGFSVNGIFAGLGPFTAELIPDTESRAFLMGLAYNGGRIGGLLAPSIIGVLATHGGAELGMSTTIAAFAFAAVVIFFAPETKGRQLK, via the coding sequence ATCTCGACGTCAAGCGCGCACAAAACTGCCGACAGTTCTGACAATGCCTTGCCCTGGTATCGCGAAGTGGGGTCTGCCGGCTGGGCTGCACTGCTGCTCGCAGGGTTGGGCTGGATGTTTGAAAGCTATGACTCGTTCATGCTTTCCCTGACACTACCTACTTTGGCGACGGTATTTGATCTGAGCAAGACGCAAATCGGTGCGCTCATCAGCGTAACGGCTGCAGGTCAGATTTGCGGGGGAGTATTGTTTGGCTGGGTCTCCGACAGGTTAGGGCGGGTCCGGACAGCCTATCTCTGCATTTTGATTTATTCGATATTTTCCGGATTAATCGCCTTCGCACCATCAATATCGGTGATTGCGGCACTGCGCTTTTGCGGGGCCCTTGGCATGGGGGGGACCTGGACCGCGGGAGCCGCATTAGTGGCAGAAACATGGGGGGCGAAACATCGCGGTCGCGGCGGCGCCCTCATGCAAATGGGATTGCCGATTGGGGCTATCGTTGCCATCGGTGCTGCGGCGGTAGTGGGCAACCTTGCCGGCGGTCTTGGTGGCAATGGTTGGCGCATTCTGTATCTGATCGGGGCATTACCCGCTGTAATAATGTTTTTTATTGCACGGCGCACGCCAGAGTCGCCTGTTTGGAAAAAGAGAGCGCAAGCCAGCTTATTGAAGACCAGGCGCAGATTTTCATTGCCATCAGCCGCAGAGTTGAAGGGGATTAAGCACGCATTCTTTTTTATCTTTTTTCTCCAATACATTTTTTGGGGCGTATTCACCTGGGCGCCAACCTTTCTCATTGCATCAAAGCACCTGAATTTTTTGCACAGCCTGAATTTCCTGATGGCCTTGCAATTGGGAGCCATTGCCGGCTTTATTGTATTTGGAAGTTTCGTGGACCGGTTTGGACGACGTCCTTTGTTTTTCTCATATCTCGGGATCGGCATCTGCTCCGTCTGCTGCTACGTGCTCTCGGTTCAACCCGGTATTTTGCTGGTCGCGTTGTTCTTCACGGGATTTAGTGTCAACGGCATCTTTGCAGGACTTGGTCCTTTTACAGCGGAACTGATTCCGGATACAGAGTCCCGTGCCTTCCTGATGGGACTTGCCTATAATGGCGGACGTATCGGCGGATTACTGGCCCCCTCTATCATCGGAGTGCTGGCAACGCACGGTGGGGCAGAGCTGGGAATGAGTACCACTATTGCCGCTTTTGCTTTCGCTGCCGTGGTCATATTTTTCGCTCCGGAGACTAAAGGGCGACAACTAAAATAA
- a CDS encoding MFS transporter: protein MSDAKKNDGLPFDQRRLAIATVICGLAMAVMDGTIANLALPSIARDMHATAAESIWIINSYQIAMAICLLPLASLGEIVGYRRIYLIGLMMFTLASLACGSSNTIAQLSIARVLQGFGAAGMLSVNIALIRFIYPADMLGRAVGYNALVAGSATALGPTVAGLILSVASWHWLFLINVPIGVVVLAIGYRSLPASPLAKHRYNVLSAMLCMASVGSLLYTVDAIGHLQGIFSILSCAILTVFVVALLLRFQPANAPMLPTDLLRIPLFSLSIGTSICSFAAQTAAYVMLPFYLQEHLGQSAAHAGLLLTAWPAAVAMTALVAGKMSDRMSAGLLGGIGLAILTLGLLSLLTVTAESADGLVAIRLAICGFGFGLFQSPNNRTMISVAPTLRSGAASGMLGTGRLMGQTAGASLVAFALTATSSPYIVILLIAAILSGAACCVSLRRVGLSPTVPT from the coding sequence ATGTCAGACGCAAAGAAAAATGATGGTCTTCCATTCGATCAGCGAAGACTTGCCATTGCCACGGTTATCTGTGGCTTGGCGATGGCGGTCATGGATGGCACGATTGCCAATCTTGCTCTGCCTTCGATTGCGCGCGACATGCATGCGACGGCGGCAGAGTCCATCTGGATCATCAATTCATACCAGATCGCAATGGCAATTTGCCTCCTACCGCTAGCGTCACTGGGCGAAATTGTCGGTTATCGCCGCATCTACCTGATTGGTTTGATGATGTTCACCCTTGCCTCGTTGGCATGCGGTTCAAGCAACACTATCGCGCAACTGAGTATTGCACGCGTTCTCCAGGGCTTCGGAGCGGCGGGAATGTTGAGTGTGAATATTGCGTTGATCAGATTTATCTATCCCGCGGACATGCTTGGCCGTGCAGTTGGCTACAACGCGCTTGTTGCCGGCTCCGCGACAGCGCTCGGCCCTACCGTTGCCGGACTGATACTGAGTGTCGCCTCATGGCACTGGCTTTTTCTGATCAATGTTCCCATCGGTGTTGTGGTGCTAGCCATCGGCTATCGGTCGTTGCCGGCCAGCCCATTGGCAAAGCATCGCTACAATGTACTAAGTGCGATGTTGTGCATGGCTTCAGTTGGTTCGTTGCTATATACCGTCGACGCGATCGGGCATCTTCAGGGAATTTTCTCCATTTTAAGTTGTGCAATTCTCACGGTTTTCGTCGTCGCCTTGTTGTTGCGCTTTCAGCCAGCCAACGCACCGATGCTCCCTACAGATTTACTTAGAATCCCGTTGTTTTCGCTATCGATAGGCACTTCCATATGTTCATTTGCGGCACAAACAGCCGCTTATGTGATGCTGCCTTTTTACCTACAGGAGCATTTAGGGCAAAGTGCTGCGCATGCCGGGCTGCTATTGACTGCATGGCCGGCGGCAGTCGCAATGACCGCATTAGTGGCGGGCAAAATGTCCGATCGTATGTCGGCCGGTTTATTAGGAGGGATAGGTCTGGCAATTTTAACGCTCGGATTACTTTCTTTGCTGACCGTGACAGCGGAGAGTGCGGACGGCCTTGTTGCCATACGGCTGGCGATATGCGGCTTTGGCTTTGGGTTGTTCCAGTCCCCCAATAACCGCACAATGATTAGTGTTGCCCCGACATTGCGCAGTGGAGCAGCAAGCGGCATGCTGGGTACTGGGCGCCTTATGGGACAGACAGCGGGAGCGTCGTTAGTTGCATTCGCTCTTACTGCGACATCGTCGCCGTACATTGTCATTCTCCTGATCGCGGCGATTTTATCGGGTGCGGCTTGCTGCGTTAGCCTGAGACGAGTCGGTTTGTCGCCAACTGTACCCACATAA
- a CDS encoding IclR family transcriptional regulator yields the protein MSFIREGYVIQRADNSYQLGPRAYQLGKAFESKFDYKDFIVPTLEKLVHETQESTAFYIRQQEQRLCLYAVESPASVKATVKSGSLFPLDQTSSAQVLRFFSVPGNAARSGGKYVCISMGINNPHSSSMSVPVFGTDNALIGSMTIFGLTLRFDPAALEALRGKLLALAQDLSVRLGASPKIYVNPTSDVFDEAAAQAKLQLELGDTFLM from the coding sequence ATGTCCTTTATTCGTGAGGGATATGTCATCCAACGGGCCGACAATTCGTATCAACTCGGTCCACGTGCATACCAGCTCGGAAAGGCTTTTGAATCGAAATTCGACTATAAAGACTTCATCGTGCCAACCCTTGAAAAATTGGTTCACGAGACCCAGGAAAGCACAGCCTTCTATATCCGTCAGCAGGAGCAACGTCTTTGCCTTTATGCTGTCGAATCTCCGGCATCAGTCAAAGCCACTGTCAAATCAGGCTCTCTCTTCCCACTGGACCAAACCTCCAGTGCCCAGGTGCTCCGATTCTTTTCAGTTCCTGGCAATGCGGCCCGCTCTGGCGGCAAGTACGTCTGCATCTCCATGGGCATCAACAACCCCCACTCGTCCTCTATGTCCGTCCCCGTATTCGGTACCGACAATGCCTTGATTGGCTCGATGACCATCTTCGGGCTAACCCTTCGCTTCGATCCAGCTGCATTAGAGGCACTACGAGGCAAGCTTCTAGCGCTCGCCCAAGACCTATCTGTTCGCCTTGGCGCTTCGCCGAAGATTTACGTAAATCCCACTAGCGACGTATTCGACGAAGCAGCAGCGCAAGCTAAGCTACAGTTAGAACTAGGTGATACTTTTCTGATGTGA
- a CDS encoding ABC transporter substrate-binding protein yields MNLKFISKRHLAMLVAVVTCTFSVAAYADRLADIKARGTLICATLTSSEPVGFVDPATRQVVGYDVDMCAAMAKEMGLKLEQKGVSVEARIPELTLGRVDLVIAALGWTKERAQQIDFSSIHYQIPIKLIAHTESGFTKIDDLSTKRISANKGSTPELYARRMFPKATVLTFQDSPSAFLALAQNKVQALAMSQTSGVRFVNESNGKYKFLDGILAFEPTGMGVKKDEPALLAAVNGALERLEKSGQNDAIWNKWFGVGTKYNIPREKKLTPISAFQ; encoded by the coding sequence ATGAATTTGAAGTTCATTAGCAAGAGACACTTGGCAATGCTGGTAGCCGTGGTGACCTGTACTTTCTCGGTCGCAGCTTACGCGGACCGTCTGGCCGATATAAAGGCTCGCGGTACCCTCATCTGCGCGACTTTAACCAGTAGCGAGCCTGTTGGTTTTGTTGACCCTGCTACCCGTCAAGTTGTGGGATATGACGTGGATATGTGTGCGGCCATGGCTAAGGAAATGGGCCTAAAGCTGGAGCAAAAAGGGGTATCCGTTGAGGCACGTATTCCTGAGCTGACCTTGGGGCGCGTGGACTTGGTTATTGCGGCTCTGGGGTGGACAAAAGAGCGCGCACAGCAAATCGACTTCAGTTCGATTCACTACCAGATTCCTATCAAGTTGATTGCTCACACCGAGTCCGGCTTCACTAAGATCGATGACTTGTCAACGAAGCGGATTAGCGCAAACAAAGGTTCGACTCCTGAGCTGTATGCTCGCCGTATGTTCCCGAAGGCAACCGTCCTGACTTTCCAAGATAGCCCTTCAGCGTTCTTGGCCTTGGCACAGAACAAGGTACAAGCGCTCGCTATGTCGCAAACTTCAGGCGTGCGTTTCGTGAATGAATCGAACGGTAAGTACAAATTCCTGGACGGTATCCTCGCATTTGAGCCGACGGGTATGGGGGTGAAAAAGGACGAGCCAGCCCTACTGGCCGCCGTGAATGGTGCATTGGAGCGTCTGGAGAAATCTGGTCAGAACGACGCAATTTGGAATAAGTGGTTTGGTGTTGGTACCAAATACAATATTCCTCGAGAGAAGAAACTGACTCCGATCTCCGCCTTCCAGTAA